One genomic window of Solanum dulcamara chromosome 12, daSolDulc1.2, whole genome shotgun sequence includes the following:
- the LOC129876842 gene encoding cytochrome P450 78A9-like, producing the protein MRTNIESLWIFALASKCKSFTSINFAIFLILIWLVMNIIYWAHPGGPAWGKHTWKKLVSKPIPGPKGLPIIGSMNLMTGLAHHKIASVAKTLHASRLMCFSLGETRVIVTCNPEVGKEILNSSVFADRPVKESAYRLMFNRAIGFASYGVYWRTLRKIAANHLFSPKQIKISEKPRSQIAKQLISMFEKKSATDILRVRDGLKLASLNNMMCCVFGKSYNLDSSNSEIKELMKLVDEGYELLGMLNWSDHISWLGEFDLQRIKQRCSELVPKVNKFVKKILDEHMDKSGDFVDVLLSFQGSERLSESDMIAVLWEMIFRGTDTVMVLVEWILARMTLHPDIQSNVQVEIDRIVGRSRVVTESDVSKMIYLPAVVKEVLRLHPPGPLLSWARLAITDTTVDGYQVPAGTTAMVNMWAITRDADVWADPLMFKPERFMNEAHSDMNFSVLGSDLRLAPFGSGRRSCPGKTLGLTTVTYWVATLLHEFEFRPSSNVDLSEVLKLSCEMAHPLMVKIRSRRALTIN; encoded by the exons ATGAGAACAAACATAGAAAGCCTTTGGATTTTTGCTTTAGCTTCAAAATGCAAATCTTTCACTTCTATAAACTTTGCAATTTTTCTTATTCTCATATGGTTAGTCATGAACATAATTTACTGGGCTCACCCTGGTGGTCCTGCTTGGGGCAAACACACATGGAAAAAGTTAGTGTCAAAGCCAATTCCAGGCCCAAAAGGTTTACCTATTATAGGAAGTATGAACCTCATGACTGGTCTAGCACACCATAAAATAGCATCCGTGGCGAAAACTCTTCATGCTAGTCGTCTCATGTGTTTTAGCCTTGGTGAAACACGAGTCATTGTGACTTGTAATCCAGAAGTCGGGAAAGAAATATTAAACAGTTCTGTTTTTGCTGATCGTCCGGTGAAAGAATCAGCCTATAGGCTAATGTTCAATAGAGCAATTGGTTTTGCTTCTTATGGAGTTTATTGGAggacacttagaaaaattgCAGCAAATCATCTATTTTCACCTAAACAAATCAAAATTTCTGAAAAACCAAGATCTCAAATTGCAAAGCAATTGATTTCTATGTTtgaaaaaaagagtgcaacTGACATTTTACGTGTTAGGGATGGTTTAAAATTGGCTTCTTTGAACAATATGATGTGTTGTGTTTTTGGGAAAAGTTATAATCTTGATTCTTCTAATTCAGAAATAAAGGAATTGATGAAATTGGTTGATGAAGGTTATGAACTTTTGGGCATGTTAAATTGGTCTGACCATATTTCTTGGTTAGGTGAATTTGATTTACAGAGAATTAAACAGAGGTGCTCTGAACTTGTGCCAAAAGTGAACAAGTTTGTGAAAAAGATTCTTGATGAACATATGGATAAATCTGGTGATTTTGTGGACGTTTTGCTATCCTTTCAAGGTTCAGAAAGATTATCAGAATCTGATATGATTGCAGTACTTTGG GAAATGATATTTAGGGGGACTGACACAGTAATGGTATTGGTAGAGTGGATACTAGCACGAATGACACTTCATCCTGATATTCAATCAAATGTTCAAGTCGAGATAGATAGAATCGTCGGACGATCACGAGTTGTGACAGAGTCTGACGTATCGAAAATGATCTATCTTCCGGCTGTGGTAAAAGAGGTACTAAGGTTACACCCTCCTGGTCCACTATTGTCGTGGGCCCGCCTTGCAATAACTGATACCACCGTTGATGGTTATCAGGTGCCGGCTGGCACCACAGCGATGGTGAACATGTGGGCCATCACGAGAGATGCAGATGTTTGGGCCGACCCACTTATGTTTAAGCCCGAGAGATTCATGAATGAGGCACATAGTGATATGAATTTCTCAGTATTAGGGTCCGATTTGAGATTGGCACCGTTTGGGTCTGGAAGACGATCTTGTCCCGGAAAGACACTAGGCTTGACCACAGTCACCTATTGGGTCGCAACGCTTTTACACGAATTCGAGTTCAGGCCCAGTAGTAATGTTGACTTGTCTGAGGTATTGAAGCTGTCTTGTGAAATGGCCCACCCACTTATGGTCAAGATCCGATCCAGACGTGCTCTTACAATAAATTAA